In Candidatus Binatia bacterium, the sequence AAACTGCACCTCCTGCAGGCTCAGTGATCGCACGGAGACGGGATGAAAGAAACCGGTCCGGCGGCAGAAGTACCCGCCGCCGAACCCTCTCTCTACCGACGCTTGCGCGCGACCGTCTTGGACTTTGCTGCTTTTTTCTTGCCAACGGCGCTTTTCGCGACAGACTTCTTTCGAGCTGCACTCTTCCGGGCGACGGCCTTCTTGGCCACCACCCTCTTCTTCGCTGCGGCTACCTTCTTCGCGACTGTCTTCTTGGCGACCTTCTTCTTCGCGACGGCTTTTTTCGCAACGGCTTTTCTCTTGGTGACGATCTTTTTCCGGGTAGCGGGAAGCTTTTGCGCCGCCAACTTCTTGGCCCCTGAGGCGCGCGCGGGTTTTACCTTGACGGCTTTTTTCGAATTCTTCTTCGCCAGCGCAGCTGCCTTTTTCTGTGCGGCAAGCTTTTTTGCAGCGCTCTGTTTGCGCGACTTCTCGAGCTTGAGAACAGCGGCCTTTTCCGAGAATTCCTTGCCGCCTGATTTGTAGCGCCCTCGCACCTTCGGCTCGTAGCGAAGTCGCATACTTAATTTGTGCCGTTCGTAACACCGCTTGCACCGCCACCCCTTGAAGGCGGGTTCGCTGCAAAGAACACAAAGTCCCAATGCGCGGTGTTTTCGTTGCCATCTTGCTTGTCGACTGATCTGTGATTCGTCTTTCATTTGATCCTCCTGCTATGGCTCCGGTTTCTCCCACCAGTGGATGCCAAGGGGTCCGGAACCAGATAATTCATGCTGAATTGACTACTTGCCAACTCCGTCACACGTTGGAATCGCTAAAGGACTCGCCGGATTCAGTCAATGCAGGGAGAGACGCCAGCAGACGAGCGCGGTCATCCGATTTTTCTCGAAGCGAATGGGCTCCGCGGACCGAGGCCGCCGCGGCGAGTGAGTTAGCCAAATCCGCAAATGCGCCGATAGCAGGAAAGTATGAGCGATTTCGGAGTATTACATGCTACATAGGGAAGCCCATGAAAAAGTTCTGCGGAAGTCTGTAGCCCTCGACGTCGAACCTGCGTATCTTGCTGGGACAAACCTTTCCCGATTCCGCCGGGACTTTGCCGGCTTTAATTCATCTAATATTCACTAGGAATTCCGTCCGATGACTACCAAACGCTCCCACGACCGCCCGAATGTGATCGTGGTGCTTCTCGATACCCTGCGCGCAGATCATCTGTCCTGTTACGGAGCGGCAAATCCAACGTCGCCAGAGATCGACCGCATTGCGCAAAAATCGACGCTCTATGAGAAGGCAATTTCCCCCGCGGCCTGGACGCCGCCGGCGCACGCGAGTCTATTCACCGGGACGTTTCCGTCCCGGCATAAGGTCGACCGAAGCAATTTGACCCTGGGCCCGGAACTTGACCCCTTGCCGGAAGTGCTCCAACGCGGTGGCTACCGCACCTATGGAGCATCCAGCAACTATTGGCTTTCGCGTGAAACGTCCTTCGATCGAGGTTTCGACGAATTCATGCATAGTTGGCAGATGGTCCAGACCAGCGGCACCAACGCGCCGCTGGCACGCCAACAGCGAAAGCAGGACCTTGGGCTCGATACGCTCCGCATGCCGGCCGAAAAACCGAGCCGATATGCTCAAGAAGCGAACCGCCTCTACGAGAAGGCGACCAACAAGCTGCGGAACCGGATGCAGGCCTACGATGACGGCGCCTGGCGAGTTGTCCGTCAGGCACGCCGATGGATGCCGCAGTGGGTCGAGCAGGAGCAGCCCTTCTTCGCGTTTCTCCATTTCATGGAGCCCCATATTCGGTATTCCGCACCCGGCGAATACCACCTCAGACATATGCCCAAAGGAGTCACTCCCCAACGTGCCGCAGCCGTCAATCAGGACCCGTGGAAATTTCTGACCGGCCAGACCGAAATGACGGAGGAGGACTTCGCAATCCTGGCCGGGCTCTACGATGGCGAGATCAGCTACGTGGACTCGCGAATCGGAGAACTCCATCGGATGCTGACTGATTCGGGTCTGATGGAAAACACGGTGTTTGTGATCACCAGTGATCACGGAGAAAACCTCGGCGAGCATGGTTTGATGGATCACGCCTATTGTCTCTATGACACTTTGGTCAATGTGCCGCTCATCATCCAGGGACCCGAGGGTTTCCCTGCCGGGCAACGCGTGAGCCGGCCCGTTCAATCCGCGGGACTCTTCGCTACCGTGCTGCGGTTGGCCGGTCTCGACGAGGATCCTGCCTGGCAGCAAGTGCAGGCAAGAGACTCCCTTCTGGCCAACGACGTGGCCCAAGGCTCGGCGGAGGAGCGCTATACGTTTGCCGAGTACCGCGAGCCCCAACCACCACTCGCCGTGTTGAAGCGTCGCTTTGATGGCTTCGATGGCGGCTATTTTGACCGTTCGCTCCGAATGATTCGGAATGAAAAACACAAGTATATTTGGACTTCCGACGGCTTCCCCGAACTTTATGATTTGGCAAAGGACCCGGGTGAATCGCAAAATATTGCGAATATTGAGCGGGAAAGAGCCGAAACGATGGCGCGGGAGATGGAAGATCGTCTCGGGAAATTTGAAGCCCCGAACTTATCCGACGAAGGGCTCGATCTCGACGACGACACCGTCAAGAAGCTCGAACAGCTTGGCTATCTGGCCTAGGCTTCAGAAGGAATCAATGCATGGCAA encodes:
- a CDS encoding sulfatase produces the protein MTTKRSHDRPNVIVVLLDTLRADHLSCYGAANPTSPEIDRIAQKSTLYEKAISPAAWTPPAHASLFTGTFPSRHKVDRSNLTLGPELDPLPEVLQRGGYRTYGASSNYWLSRETSFDRGFDEFMHSWQMVQTSGTNAPLARQQRKQDLGLDTLRMPAEKPSRYAQEANRLYEKATNKLRNRMQAYDDGAWRVVRQARRWMPQWVEQEQPFFAFLHFMEPHIRYSAPGEYHLRHMPKGVTPQRAAAVNQDPWKFLTGQTEMTEEDFAILAGLYDGEISYVDSRIGELHRMLTDSGLMENTVFVITSDHGENLGEHGLMDHAYCLYDTLVNVPLIIQGPEGFPAGQRVSRPVQSAGLFATVLRLAGLDEDPAWQQVQARDSLLANDVAQGSAEERYTFAEYREPQPPLAVLKRRFDGFDGGYFDRSLRMIRNEKHKYIWTSDGFPELYDLAKDPGESQNIANIERERAETMAREMEDRLGKFEAPNLSDEGLDLDDDTVKKLEQLGYLA